A genomic stretch from Salvelinus sp. IW2-2015 unplaced genomic scaffold, ASM291031v2 Un_scaffold467, whole genome shotgun sequence includes:
- the LOC112068366 gene encoding protein sel-1 homolog 1 isoform X4 encodes MEIGVPFEDPVTSGSSAFAISTIGQVPVVNGGTANREPCLFPFLFLGKEYSDCTIDGRGDERLWCATTYDYDRDKRWGFCESKSAWAFQTSRKLKTEEQAEQRHVAEEAEKEYQTALRMINGTNRKSQKKELYEKLVKVAWKGHHKAMEKVAYAMLFGDYMTQNIPKAKELFEKLALEGSPKAQMALGFLYAAGLGMNSSQAKALVYYTFGALGGNLVAHMILGYRYWGGVGVPQSCESALTHYRLVANHVASDVSLTGGSAVQRVRLLDEVENPGSTSGMLEEDLIQYYQFLAEKGDVQAQVGLGQLHLYGGRGVEQNHQRAYDYFNQAANAGNTHAMAFLGKMYSDGSEYLSQNNETALQYFKKASDLGNPVGQSGLGMAYLYGRGVPVNYELALKYFQKAAEQGWVDGQLQLGTMYYNGIGVKCDYKQALKFFNLASQAGHILAFYNLAQMHATGTGVMRSCHTAVELFKNVCERGRWSERLMAAYRSFKDGDMDGSLVQYLLLAEQGYEVAQSNVAFILDQTEARIFSENETYPRALLHWTRAAAQGYTVARIKLGDYHFYGYGTDVDYETAVIHYRLASEQQHSAQAMFNLGYMHEKGLGIKQDIHLAKRFYDMAAEASPDAQVPVFLALCKLGLVYTLQYMHDLNMTELVSQVDLDQLLGPEWDLYLMTVIALLLGTIIAYRQRQHQAVPPRPPPLPAPDRPPQEQPQPEDQVQPEVPPQAEEEQQ; translated from the exons atggagatcggggtgccttttGAGGATCCGGTGACGAGTGGCTCATCTGCCTTTGCCATCAGTACTATTGGCCAAG TTCCTGTGGTGAATGGGGGCACAGCCAATAGGGAGCCCTGTCTGTTCCCCTTTCTCTTCCTGGGGAAGGAGTACTCGGACTGTACCATCGATGGACGGGGGGACGAACGCCTGTGGTGCGCCACAACCTACGACTACGACAGGGACAAGAGATGGGGCTTCTGTGAGAGTAAGTCGGCATGGGCATTTCAGACCTCGAGGAAACTCAAAA cgGAGGAGCAGGCTGAGCAGAGGCATGTAGCGGAGGAGGCCGAAAAGGAGTACCAGACTGCCCTCCGCATGATCAACGGAACCAACCGGAAGAGCCAGAAGAAAGA GTTGTATGAGAAGCTAGTGAAGGTGGCGTGGAAAGGCCACCACAAGGCCATGGAGAAGGTGGCCTACGCCATGCTGTTTGGAGACTATATGACCCAGAATATCCCCAAGGCCAAGGAGCTGTTTGAGAAGCTGGCCCTGGAGGGCTCACCTAAAGCTCAGATG GCACTTGGTTTCTTGTACGCTGCTGGGTTAGGAATGAACTCCAGTCAAGCAAAG GCGTTGGTTTACTACACCTTCGGGGCTTTGGGTGGAAACCTGGTGGCTCATATGATTCTG GGATACCGATACtggggtggtgtgggtgtgcCCCAGAGCTGCGAATCAGCACTGACGCACTACAGACTGGTGGCCAATCATG TGGCCAGTGACGTGTCCCTGACTGGGGGCAGTGCGGTGCAGAGGGTGCGTCTGCTGGACGAGGTGGAGAACCCGGGCTCTACCAGCGGCATGCTGGAGGAAGACCTGATCCAGTACTACCAGTTCCTGGCTGAGAAGGGAGATGTACAGGCCCAG GTGGGACTGGGCCAGCTGCATCTGTACGGTGGTCGGGGGGTGGAGCAGAACCACCAG CGGGCCTATGATTACTTCAACCAGGCAGCGAATGCGGGGAACACACATGCCATGGCCTTCCTTGGGAAG aTGTACTCGGATGGCAGTGAGTACTTGTCTCAGAACAATGAGACGGCCCTGCAGTACTTCAAGAAGGCCTCTGACCTG GGTAACCCTGTTGGGCAGAGTGGACTGGGCATGGCATACCTGTACGGGAGGGGCGTTCCAGTG aATTACGAGTTGGCGCTGAAATACTTCCAGAAGGCAGCAGAGCAGGGCTGGGTAGACGGACAGCTTCAGCTGGGCACAATGTACTACA aTGGGATCGGGGTGAAGTGTGACTACAAGCAGGCCCTCAAGTTCTTCAACCTGGCCTCGCAGGCGGGCCACATCCTGGCCTTCTACAACCTGGCCCAGATGCATGCCACGGGCACCGGCGTTATGCGCTCCTGCCACACCGCCGTGGAG cTCTTCAAGAATGTGTGTGAGCGTGGGCGCTGGTCGGAGAGGCTTATGGCAGCCTACCGCAGCTTCAAGGATGGCGACATGGACGGGTCGCTGGTGCAGTACCTACTGCTGGCCGAGCAGGGCTATGAAGTGGCCCAGAGCAATGTAGCCTTCATCCTGGACCAGA CAGAGGCCCGGATCTTCAGTGAGAACGAGACGTACCCTCGAGCCCTCCTCCATTGGACCAGAGCAGCAGCACAGG GTTATACAGTGGCTAGGATAAAGCTTGGGGACTACCATTTCTACGGTTATGGTACTGATGTGGACTACGAGACTGCTGTCATCCACTATAGGCTGGCCTCGGAGCAGCAGCACAGTGCTCAGGCCATGTTCAACCTGGGCTACATGCATGAGAAAGGCCTGGGCATCAAACAG GACATCCACCTGGCCAAGCGTTTCTATGACATGGCTGCCGAGGCCAGTCCCGACGCCCAGGTGCCCGTCTTCCTGGCTCTGTGTAAACTGGGCCTGGTCTACACCCTGCAGTACATGCACGACCTCAAC ATGACTGAGCTGGTCAGTCAGGTGGACCTTGACCAGCTCCTGGGCCCCGAGTGGGACCTCTACCTCATGACGGTCATCGCCCTGCTTCTGGGCACTATCATCGCCTACCGCCAAAGACAGCATCAGGCTGTGCCCCCGCGGCCCCCTCCTCTCCCGGCCCCAGACAGGCCCCCTCAGGAGCAGCCCCAACCTGAGGACCAGGTTCAGCCCGAGGTCCCACCCCAGGCCGAAGAGGAGCAGCAGTGA